A genomic segment from Microcoleus sp. FACHB-672 encodes:
- a CDS encoding DMT family transporter, with amino-acid sequence MQLHHTSGRWRLGLALSLITVFLWGILPIALTVILQELDVYTVTWFRFLGSFTLLAIYLAARQQLPAPQKLRSTPLGLLAIAIIFLAINYLLFLQGLVQTSPANAQILIQLAPVLLGLGGLVVFKEHYTLQQWVGVGVLTSGFSLFFQEKLRTLITTPTQYLAGSGLIVIAAAAWALYALAQKQLLHKLPSASIMLIIYAGCALLFSPFATPKLILTLSPFHLGILLFCALNTALAYGAFAESLEHWEASRVSAMLALTPVVTLISIWLVSFLAPNLIPSDRLTILGLIGAILVVCGSMTIALGKRPKVNLA; translated from the coding sequence ATGCAACTTCATCACACTTCAGGCCGGTGGCGTTTAGGGTTGGCGCTATCGCTAATCACTGTTTTTCTTTGGGGAATTTTGCCCATCGCTTTGACTGTAATACTTCAAGAGCTTGATGTATACACCGTCACATGGTTTCGCTTTCTTGGATCGTTTACACTTCTCGCCATTTATTTAGCGGCAAGGCAGCAATTACCGGCACCCCAAAAACTTCGCTCAACGCCTTTAGGATTACTGGCAATTGCGATTATATTTTTAGCGATTAATTATCTGCTTTTTCTCCAAGGGTTAGTACAAACCTCGCCGGCAAATGCACAAATTCTCATCCAACTGGCTCCCGTACTTTTGGGTTTAGGAGGACTGGTTGTTTTTAAGGAACATTACACGCTGCAGCAGTGGGTTGGGGTCGGGGTGTTAACATCAGGATTTAGCTTATTTTTTCAAGAAAAATTGCGAACTTTAATCACAACGCCTACTCAATATTTAGCCGGCAGCGGATTGATTGTGATTGCGGCAGCAGCATGGGCACTTTATGCTTTAGCGCAAAAGCAATTGCTGCATAAATTACCTTCTGCCAGCATTATGCTGATTATCTATGCCGGCTGTGCGCTTTTGTTCAGTCCTTTTGCCACACCAAAACTGATTTTAACTCTGAGTCCTTTCCATTTGGGGATTTTGCTTTTTTGCGCTTTAAACACCGCCTTGGCTTACGGGGCGTTTGCGGAATCATTAGAACACTGGGAAGCATCACGAGTCAGTGCCATGTTAGCGTTGACGCCTGTTGTTACTTTGATATCGATTTGGCTAGTTTCGTTTTTAGCGCCAAATTTAATCCCATCAGACCGCCTCACAATTTTAGGATTAATAGGGGCAATTTTGGTTGTCTGCGGTTCAATGACGATTGCGTTAGGAAAGCGCCCTAAAGTCAACCTTGCATAG
- a CDS encoding alpha/beta hydrolase, producing the protein MNCLFPILFTTAKRSNRRLIARPTGKRSNPSKSLLLNLSLWLLPAVLTATPTVAAERIYASYAVLERSISISALEAFAKEGKIDEDLAGYAQYAAPEQLEQLREILLTRVDLSPVTISQFLYTQQGETLLKRLGQVIQTGARQEGEFAIRSALILAAADPEGLTLLSVLRKFPTESIRIDLQSVQRIARQLQQAINQTNLAIALVDRLSTTEAASQPGFGGIPVAVDPGSSEFPVALGGQLDLWRAGPFTSEVKSIEITIRNAQIPTAITDERIFPVDIYLPQQPTRQAAPVIVISHGLGSDRKTFQYLATHLASYGFVVAVPQHPGSDARLLQALISGTASDVAEPTEFVYRPLDVKYLLDTLTQLEQTDPQLRGRLNLQQVGVLGQSFGGYTSLALAGAPINFDQLRQDCDQSSESWNISLLLQCRAAELPATVQYDLSDERVKAVIAINPINSSTLGQESMSKIQVPVMLVAGSGDTAAPALPEQIQPFTWLTAPEKYLVVMNGGTHFSTLAEADGGAGVVPIPSDVIGPAPAQARRYISALSLAFFKTHIAGDPQYRPYLRASYAEAISREPLSLSLIESLTETQLNEALNRR; encoded by the coding sequence ATGAACTGCCTGTTTCCAATATTATTTACCACTGCCAAACGCTCTAACCGGCGTCTAATCGCTCGCCCCACTGGCAAACGTTCAAATCCGTCTAAAAGCCTGCTGTTAAACCTCAGTCTTTGGTTGCTGCCGGCAGTTTTGACGGCAACTCCAACCGTCGCAGCCGAAAGAATTTACGCTTCCTATGCGGTGCTTGAGCGTTCAATTTCCATTTCCGCCTTAGAAGCCTTTGCCAAAGAAGGCAAAATCGATGAGGATTTAGCCGGCTACGCCCAGTACGCCGCACCCGAACAATTGGAACAGCTACGGGAGATTCTTTTAACGCGTGTGGATCTCTCTCCCGTCACGATTTCCCAGTTTCTTTATACCCAGCAAGGAGAAACGCTGCTCAAGCGGCTAGGGCAAGTGATCCAAACCGGCGCGCGGCAGGAGGGTGAATTTGCAATTCGCTCGGCATTGATTCTAGCAGCCGCTGATCCTGAAGGATTAACGCTGTTGAGTGTACTGCGGAAGTTTCCTACCGAGAGCATTCGCATCGACTTGCAAAGTGTCCAGCGGATTGCTCGGCAATTGCAACAAGCAATCAATCAAACCAATCTAGCAATTGCCTTGGTTGACCGGCTTTCCACAACGGAGGCAGCCTCACAGCCTGGGTTTGGTGGCATCCCTGTGGCTGTCGATCCCGGATCTTCTGAGTTTCCGGTTGCGCTTGGTGGCCAGTTAGATTTGTGGCGGGCTGGGCCTTTCACTAGCGAAGTGAAATCCATTGAAATCACCATTCGCAATGCCCAGATCCCAACAGCCATAACAGATGAACGGATTTTTCCTGTCGATATTTACCTGCCCCAGCAACCCACTCGCCAAGCTGCGCCGGTGATTGTCATCTCTCACGGGTTAGGCTCAGATCGCAAGACGTTTCAGTATTTAGCCACACATCTGGCGTCCTACGGCTTTGTCGTTGCAGTTCCTCAGCATCCCGGCAGCGACGCCCGACTGTTGCAAGCGTTGATCAGCGGGACAGCCAGTGACGTTGCAGAACCCACAGAATTTGTCTATAGGCCGCTGGATGTGAAGTATTTGCTAGACACACTGACCCAGTTAGAACAAACTGATCCGCAACTGCGAGGCCGGCTCAATTTGCAACAGGTGGGAGTCCTCGGTCAGTCATTCGGCGGCTATACCTCTCTAGCGCTGGCGGGTGCGCCGATCAACTTTGACCAACTGAGACAAGACTGCGATCAGTCTAGTGAGTCTTGGAATATCTCGCTGCTGCTGCAATGTCGGGCGGCAGAGTTGCCGGCTACTGTGCAGTATGACTTAAGCGATGAACGCGTCAAGGCGGTAATCGCGATTAACCCGATTAATAGCAGCACTCTGGGGCAAGAAAGCATGAGTAAAATTCAAGTGCCGGTGATGCTGGTTGCCGGTAGCGGGGATACAGCCGCGCCGGCTTTGCCTGAACAGATTCAACCGTTTACATGGCTAACGGCACCAGAAAAGTATCTTGTTGTGATGAACGGGGGCACACACTTTTCTACCCTGGCTGAAGCAGACGGCGGGGCTGGCGTCGTACCCATTCCCTCTGACGTGATTGGCCCAGCCCCAGCCCAAGCTCGTCGCTATATTTCTGCGTTAAGTTTGGCCTTTTTTAAAACCCATATCGCGGGAGATCCGCAATACCGGCCTTATCTGCGAGCATCCTATGCCGAAGCCATTAGCCGAGAACCCCTGTCTCTTAGTCTTATCGAATCTTTAACTGAGACTCAGCTAAATGAGGCGCTCAACCGCCGGTAG
- the truB gene encoding tRNA pseudouridine(55) synthase TruB yields the protein MQGFVNLNKPAGFTSHDCVARMRRLLRIKRVGHAGTLDPAATGVLPIAVGNATRLLQFLRADKAYRATICLGVRTATDDLEGEILSQVPVSGLTRETVEETLMRSFVGKIQQVPPNYSAIQVQGKRLYDMARAGETIDVPARTVEIFKIEILDYKPADFPEIELTIACGPGTYIRAIARDLGAALNTGGTLARLIRTESSGFTLADSLTFDTFSGQLEQGAFQPISPAAVLAHLSAVTLAAPEARRWCQGQKILDFRDLIVNSGEDSSLESVSSKFDESLQNPTTVVRVHHEDSQLLGIGKLENLETEPVLIPQVVLNPIQ from the coding sequence GTGCAAGGGTTCGTAAACTTAAATAAGCCTGCCGGTTTTACCTCCCACGATTGTGTTGCGAGGATGCGCCGCCTATTGCGAATTAAGCGCGTGGGACACGCCGGCACCTTAGATCCTGCTGCCACCGGCGTCTTACCCATCGCTGTGGGCAATGCTACGCGGTTGCTGCAATTTCTCAGGGCAGATAAGGCTTACCGGGCTACCATTTGCCTTGGCGTCCGAACGGCGACAGATGACTTAGAAGGGGAAATTCTTTCTCAGGTGCCCGTGTCTGGGTTGACTCGGGAAACCGTAGAAGAGACGCTGATGCGCTCGTTTGTGGGTAAAATCCAGCAGGTGCCACCTAACTACAGCGCGATTCAGGTGCAGGGAAAACGCTTGTATGACATGGCGCGTGCCGGCGAAACGATAGACGTGCCGGCGCGAACGGTAGAGATATTCAAAATCGAAATTTTGGACTACAAGCCGGCAGATTTTCCTGAAATCGAGCTGACGATTGCTTGTGGCCCAGGAACTTATATTCGTGCCATTGCGCGGGATCTCGGCGCGGCTTTAAATACCGGCGGCACACTGGCCCGTCTGATTCGCACGGAAAGCAGCGGTTTTACTTTGGCAGATAGCTTGACATTTGACACGTTCAGTGGACAGCTAGAGCAAGGGGCATTTCAACCGATTTCACCGGCAGCCGTTTTGGCACATTTAAGCGCCGTTACCTTGGCGGCACCCGAAGCGCGGCGCTGGTGTCAGGGACAAAAAATTTTAGATTTTAGGGATTTGATTGTAAATTCCGGTGAAGATAGCAGTTTAGAATCAGTAAGTTCTAAATTTGACGAGTCACTGCAAAATCCCACAACAGTTGTGCGAGTGCATCATGAAGATAGCCAACTTTTGGGGATTGGCAAGCTTGAGAATTTAGAAACAGAGCCGGTACTCATTCCTCAAGTTGTATTGAATCCAATCCAGTGA
- a CDS encoding S9 family peptidase, giving the protein MAAPQIVPYGSWKSPITSDLIVSETIGLGSIAVDGEDIYWVEMRPAEGGRNVLVQRTPQGEITDRTPAGFNVRTRVHEYGGGSFAVANGTIYFSNFADQRLYRQTSDSEPQPLTPAGVDLRYADAAIDRQHNRLICVREDFTGSSHEPANTLVSIPFAGGDSGEVLVSGDDFYASPRLSPDGSQLCWLSWNHPNMPWDGTQLWVAQLNADGSLGDRQQIAGGVDESIFQPEWSPDGILYFVSDRTGWWNLYRWNAGEVEPLWEMAAEFGRPLWVFGMCTYTFASAERIICTYTQEGVWHLASLDTKTKQLEKIETPYTEISSLLVDAKGRGLILAGSPSESTVVVQLNLATGELDVLRRSSEMSIDSGYLSTPQTIEFPTENGLTAYAFFYPPQNCDYTAPAGKKPPLLVKSHGGPTAAASSRLNLGIQYWTSRGFAFLDVNYGGSTGYGREYRQRLEKMWGVVDVDDCANGARYLAEQGLVDGDRLTIAGGSAGGYTTLCALVFHDTFKAGASYYGVSDLEVLARDTHKFEARYLDRLIGPYPEQQDLYKQRSPIHYTDRLSCPVIFFQGKEDKVVPPNQAEMMVEALKAKGLPVAYVLFEGEQHGFRRAESIKRALDGEFYFYSRVFGFKPAEDIEPVLIENL; this is encoded by the coding sequence ATGGCTGCACCACAAATAGTCCCTTACGGTTCATGGAAATCGCCCATTACCTCAGATTTAATTGTCTCTGAGACCATTGGCTTAGGCTCAATCGCCGTAGATGGAGAAGATATCTACTGGGTGGAAATGCGACCGGCAGAAGGTGGACGCAACGTGTTAGTGCAACGAACGCCACAGGGAGAAATCACGGATCGCACGCCAGCCGGTTTTAATGTTCGCACCCGTGTTCACGAGTATGGGGGTGGTTCCTTTGCCGTGGCGAATGGCACAATTTATTTTTCCAATTTTGCGGATCAGCGTCTCTACCGGCAAACCTCAGACTCGGAACCGCAACCGCTGACGCCTGCCGGCGTGGATCTGCGCTATGCAGATGCCGCCATTGATCGGCAACATAACCGCCTGATCTGCGTGCGGGAAGACTTCACCGGCAGCAGTCATGAGCCGGCAAATACTTTAGTTAGCATTCCTTTTGCCGGCGGTGATAGCGGTGAAGTGCTGGTTTCTGGCGACGATTTTTATGCCTCACCGCGTCTGAGTCCAGATGGTTCTCAGTTGTGCTGGCTAAGTTGGAATCATCCCAATATGCCGTGGGATGGAACGCAACTGTGGGTGGCGCAACTCAACGCAGATGGTTCCCTGGGTGATCGTCAACAAATTGCCGGTGGCGTGGATGAATCGATTTTTCAGCCTGAGTGGTCACCGGATGGCATTTTATACTTTGTAAGTGACCGCACCGGCTGGTGGAATCTTTACCGTTGGAATGCCGGCGAAGTCGAACCCCTGTGGGAAATGGCAGCCGAGTTTGGGCGTCCCCTGTGGGTGTTTGGGATGTGTACCTACACCTTCGCTTCTGCGGAACGTATCATCTGTACCTACACCCAGGAAGGCGTCTGGCATCTAGCAAGTCTTGACACTAAGACAAAACAGCTCGAAAAAATTGAAACGCCCTACACGGAAATTTCATCCCTACTGGTTGATGCCAAAGGTCGTGGGTTGATTTTAGCCGGCTCACCTTCCGAATCTACCGTCGTGGTTCAGCTAAATTTAGCGACAGGGGAGCTAGATGTGTTGCGTCGTTCCAGTGAAATGTCAATTGATAGCGGTTACTTGTCTACGCCGCAAACGATTGAATTCCCCACAGAGAACGGGTTAACCGCCTATGCCTTCTTCTATCCACCCCAAAATTGCGACTACACTGCGCCTGCTGGCAAAAAACCACCTCTGCTAGTAAAAAGCCACGGAGGGCCAACCGCAGCAGCTAGCAGCCGGCTGAATTTGGGAATTCAATACTGGACGAGTCGCGGGTTTGCCTTCTTAGATGTCAATTATGGCGGCAGCACCGGCTATGGACGGGAATACCGGCAACGGCTGGAGAAAATGTGGGGCGTGGTAGATGTTGATGACTGTGCCAATGGGGCGCGCTATCTGGCTGAACAAGGTTTGGTGGATGGCGATCGGCTAACCATTGCGGGAGGCAGTGCCGGCGGCTATACAACCCTGTGTGCCCTGGTTTTTCACGATACCTTTAAAGCCGGTGCCAGCTACTACGGCGTTAGCGATTTAGAGGTGTTGGCAAGGGACACTCATAAGTTTGAAGCCCGCTACTTAGACCGGCTGATTGGCCCTTATCCTGAACAGCAAGACCTTTATAAGCAGCGTTCTCCCATCCATTACACAGATCGTCTTTCTTGCCCGGTGATTTTTTTCCAGGGAAAGGAAGATAAAGTGGTTCCGCCAAACCAAGCCGAGATGATGGTGGAGGCGCTAAAAGCCAAAGGGTTGCCGGTTGCCTACGTGTTATTTGAGGGTGAACAACATGGTTTCCGTCGCGCTGAGAGTATAAAACGTGCGCTTGATGGGGAATTTTACTTCTATTCCCGGGTTTTTGGGTTTAAACCGGCTGAGGATATAGAGCCGGTGTTGATTGAAAACTTGTGA
- a CDS encoding Nif11-like leader peptide family natural product precursor, which produces MSKQSATQFLSVAARNTEVQENFKSVNNPQEFVKAAEELGYSFTTDELKDVVKEHSEGVTLRRKTGIWNWLRHINWIE; this is translated from the coding sequence ATGTCTAAACAAAGTGCTACCCAATTTTTATCAGTTGCTGCTCGTAATACCGAGGTTCAAGAAAATTTTAAATCAGTCAATAACCCGCAAGAATTTGTAAAAGCTGCCGAAGAGTTGGGTTATAGCTTTACAACTGACGAGTTGAAGGATGTTGTTAAAGAACACAGTGAAGGCGTTACCCTCAGAAGGAAAACCGGCATTTGGAACTGGCTGCGTCACATTAATTGGATTGAATAA
- a CDS encoding rhomboid family intramembrane serine protease, producing MSRDDTKSIARELKTQATILGGFIALIWILELVDLFVFRGALNSYGIVPRRVFGLRGILFAPFLHGNLVHLMANTIPFLTLGWLVMLQETSDFFAVSAVTMVVSGLGVWLFGSPGVHIGASAVIFGYLGFLLLRGFFERNIPSIFLSLIVGFFYGGLIWGVLPAQVGISWEGHLFGFLGGALAARMLARRKQHV from the coding sequence ATGAGCAGGGATGACACAAAATCAATTGCCCGTGAATTGAAAACCCAAGCCACGATCTTAGGTGGGTTTATCGCCCTCATCTGGATTTTGGAACTTGTGGATCTATTTGTGTTCAGAGGAGCATTAAATTCTTATGGGATTGTACCGCGCCGAGTATTCGGGCTGCGCGGCATCCTATTCGCGCCCTTCCTTCACGGGAATTTAGTTCATTTGATGGCAAACACCATCCCCTTTCTGACGCTTGGCTGGTTGGTGATGCTGCAAGAAACCAGCGACTTTTTTGCAGTTAGCGCGGTAACAATGGTTGTCAGTGGTTTAGGTGTTTGGCTATTTGGATCGCCAGGGGTTCACATTGGCGCAAGCGCTGTAATTTTTGGCTATCTGGGTTTTCTGCTACTGCGCGGCTTTTTTGAACGTAACATTCCCTCCATTTTCCTGTCATTAATTGTCGGCTTTTTTTACGGAGGCTTGATCTGGGGTGTATTGCCGGCACAAGTTGGAATTTCTTGGGAAGGGCACTTGTTTGGATTTTTAGGCGGTGCATTAGCTGCACGGATGTTGGCGCGGCGCAAGCAACACGTATAG
- a CDS encoding TIGR02450 family Trp-rich protein, with the protein MPKKQKFPYLVGSKWTAQQKMWGWRHFQVANRKKQGEWVFAEMVASCDPDVRFWINSKILKDRSQWQPGWQSLKEMGEIEEEIGFHVE; encoded by the coding sequence ATGCCTAAAAAACAAAAATTTCCTTACCTAGTCGGTTCCAAATGGACAGCCCAGCAAAAAATGTGGGGTTGGCGGCATTTCCAAGTTGCTAATCGAAAAAAACAAGGCGAGTGGGTATTTGCCGAAATGGTTGCTTCTTGCGATCCAGATGTCCGGTTTTGGATTAACTCCAAAATCTTAAAAGATCGTTCTCAGTGGCAACCGGGCTGGCAATCTTTAAAAGAAATGGGTGAAATTGAAGAAGAGATAGGCTTTCATGTAGAGTAA